Proteins found in one Bacteroidota bacterium genomic segment:
- a CDS encoding J domain-containing protein, with product MPANVLEDYYAILGVPETATEEDIKRAYRKLALRYHPDRNPGNKEAEERFKKITEAYSVLSDPEKRREYDALRKNPFGFAAGASGGPRWFYQDPQGTFHFRFEGGPHISFDDLLRDLFGAGFGGFEEVLGGAGRRPRGRAARDVHVEVSIPFRTALEGGPTVVRLPSGDSVRIMIPRGARDGMRVRYRGRGLVGPDGVPGDLYVTFRIEPEARFRREGDDLYTEVRINAVQAMLGTTVTVEDPYGRAVRLKLAPGTQPGTLLRVRGHGVQTDRAQGDLYVTVRVEVPRALSEAQREELRRWAQRAGLPL from the coding sequence ATGCCGGCGAACGTACTAGAGGACTACTACGCGATCCTGGGTGTGCCGGAGACGGCCACCGAAGAGGACATCAAGCGCGCTTACCGGAAGCTGGCTTTGCGTTACCATCCGGATCGCAATCCAGGCAACAAGGAGGCCGAGGAGCGCTTCAAGAAGATCACCGAGGCCTACTCGGTCCTGTCTGATCCGGAAAAGCGTCGCGAATACGACGCCTTGCGCAAAAACCCCTTTGGTTTCGCCGCTGGGGCCTCCGGTGGGCCCCGGTGGTTTTACCAGGATCCGCAGGGCACCTTTCATTTCCGCTTTGAGGGCGGACCGCACATCTCCTTCGATGATCTACTGCGTGACCTGTTTGGGGCTGGCTTCGGCGGTTTTGAAGAGGTGTTGGGGGGAGCTGGGCGACGCCCGCGAGGCCGGGCGGCTCGGGATGTGCACGTGGAGGTCAGCATCCCGTTTCGCACCGCCTTAGAGGGCGGTCCAACTGTGGTGCGCCTGCCCTCTGGGGATTCCGTGCGCATCATGATCCCCAGGGGCGCTCGAGACGGCATGCGGGTCCGCTACCGGGGCCGCGGCCTTGTGGGCCCCGATGGGGTGCCCGGGGATCTGTACGTGACGTTTCGCATCGAACCGGAGGCGCGGTTCCGGCGCGAGGGGGATGACCTGTATACGGAGGTCCGCATCAACGCCGTGCAGGCCATGCTGGGAACGACGGTGACAGTCGAAGACCCCTATGGACGCGCGGTGCGCCTGAAGCTTGCCCCCGGTACGCAACCGGGAACCTTGTTGCGCGTGCGCGGCCACGGGGTCCAGACCGATCGGGCTCAAGGCGACCTGTACGTAACGGTTCGCGTGGAGGTGCCCCGTGCGCTCTCCGAGGCCCAACGCGAAGAGCTGCGCCGTTGGGCCCAAAGAGCCGGCCTGCCCTTGTAG
- a CDS encoding extracellular solute-binding protein, translating to MSRYNWMFGLLLLVACQRGPERVVLLIYSPHGKEQLAHYEAAFERLYPQVDVQWLDMSSQAIYDRIATERANPQASLWWGGPSWLFEQAAEEGLLEPYRPTWADMLDPAHRDTHFRWVGLYWTPEVIVYNHRRLSSEEAPQDWDELLEPRWRDRILLRYPPVSGTMQAIFGALILRQPTVEEGFRWLARLDEQTRTYAADPTQLYVLLARGEAPITLWNLTDAVLQAERYGFPFAVVVPKSGAPMLLDGIALVRGGPNLSWARRFYEFVTSREALLEQSRLFYRLPTRRDIAPEELPRWVPADLRPMPVDWSRLRRMRQRWMQYWDEHIRGRGAQYLHNLIPPPPP from the coding sequence GTGAGCCGATATAACTGGATGTTCGGGCTGCTGCTTTTAGTCGCCTGTCAGCGCGGCCCGGAGCGCGTCGTGCTGCTCATCTACTCCCCGCACGGCAAGGAGCAACTAGCCCACTACGAGGCGGCCTTTGAGCGCCTCTATCCGCAGGTCGACGTGCAGTGGCTGGACATGAGCTCGCAGGCGATCTACGACCGGATCGCCACCGAGCGCGCCAACCCCCAGGCCAGCCTATGGTGGGGAGGGCCCAGCTGGCTTTTTGAGCAGGCAGCCGAGGAGGGCCTGCTTGAGCCCTACCGGCCCACGTGGGCCGACATGCTGGATCCGGCGCACCGGGATACGCATTTCCGCTGGGTGGGCCTGTATTGGACTCCGGAGGTGATCGTCTACAACCACCGACGACTCTCCTCCGAGGAGGCCCCCCAGGACTGGGATGAGCTTCTGGAGCCGCGTTGGCGGGATCGCATTCTGCTGCGATATCCGCCGGTATCCGGTACGATGCAGGCCATATTCGGAGCGCTCATCTTGCGGCAGCCCACCGTAGAGGAGGGTTTCCGTTGGCTAGCCCGTTTAGATGAGCAGACGCGCACCTACGCGGCAGATCCCACGCAGCTGTACGTGCTTCTGGCCCGCGGGGAGGCCCCCATTACACTGTGGAACCTCACGGACGCCGTGTTGCAGGCCGAACGATACGGGTTCCCCTTTGCAGTAGTCGTGCCCAAAAGCGGTGCCCCTATGCTGCTAGATGGGATCGCTCTGGTGCGGGGCGGGCCCAACTTGTCGTGGGCCCGGCGCTTTTATGAATTCGTGACCTCCCGGGAGGCCCTCTTGGAGCAGAGTCGACTCTTTTACCGGCTTCCGACGCGGCGGGATATCGCTCCGGAGGAGCTGCCGCGATGGGTGCCCGCGGATCTGCGCCCGATGCCCGTAGATTGGAGCCGTCTTCGGCGCATGCGCCAGCGGTGGATGCAGTACTGGGATGAGCATATCCGGGGGCGGGGTGCGCAGTATCTGCACAACCTCATCCCCCCTCCTCCGCCGTAA